From the Lemur catta isolate mLemCat1 chromosome 1, mLemCat1.pri, whole genome shotgun sequence genome, the window CTCGTAGCCCATGGGGTCGTCGCCCGGAGCGTGCAGGATGGAGATGCAGACTCTCCCGTCGGGGTAGATGTTGGGATGAAACATCTCACAGGTGAACCTCATCTTTGGGGGACTTAATGGGTAATCAAGTGGGAAACTCAGAATGGCAGGAAAAACACCAAACTCAAAACAGGTGTCTTCTGGGCCCATGATCAATGCCTCCCATTcaaaaaaattctcttcattCATGGGGCCTGCCACAATTCCTTCCGGAGGATTCAGTGTTAATTGTTTGTACTCGGCCATCAGCCTCTTGAGCGCCGTCCCGCCATAGCCCGGCAACAGCTGCGCCCGCGGGCCTCGCCTCATCCGCGCCCGTCGCTCCCGCCCCGACGCCGGGGGCTGCTTCCGGGtcctgatttatttctttattttatttatttatgtgtgtgtgtgtattttttttttaattgagacagggtctcactctgttaccctggggtagagtgcagtggcatcatcatagctcactgcaacctcaaactcctgggcttaagcaatcctcttgcctcagcctcctgagtaggtaggactacaagcatgtgccaccatgcccagctaatttttctatgttttatagagacagaatgtcactgtgttgctcaggctgatcttgaactcctggccttaaacaatcctcttgcctagcctcccaaagtgctaggattacaagtgtgagccagcCTATTTCCATGCCCAGcctatttcctttattttatggTATTGAGCCTTTCTATCCTCGATCATAGTATATCTTTCTAGTtatttaggtattttaaaatgtctttcagtggagtttttgtcttttttttccataaagaaaaatgagataccttattttttgttactattataaatggtatattttcctctttttttcctttccattttaagctttatttgtttctttttgtatataGATCTATGTTCAGCCACGTTCCTaaattattctaataatttatctATGGATGATTTTAGTTTTCTATATGGTCAGCTAAGCTACTGTGTGAAAATTGTGTCTTTCCTGTGCTTagaccttttatttctttttcttgtgttaaCTGTGCtagttaggacttccagtactatattcaattcaaatgttaattatAGGCATCCTTATGTTgcacttaatttttaaaggaagtgcTTATTTTGTTTCACTATTAAGAATAATATTTGCTATAGATTTTTGGTGGATACTCCATAGGTTAATGACATTTCTGTTACTAGTCGTCAAAGATATCTTTGTGTTTGAAGAATGAGTATAGAATTTTATCAAGTGTGTTTTCTGCATGTGCCaagatgatcatatagttttcctcctttattctgttaatgtgaatGACATTTATAGATCTTCTAATGTTCAATTACCCATGCATTGCTGGAATGATgggctgttttttaaaatatacagttgaatttggtttattaatattttgcttaaactttttgcatctatgttcatagtGAAATTGgcccataatt encodes:
- the LOC123647112 gene encoding ubiquitin-conjugating enzyme E2 G2-like → MRRGPRAQLLPGYGGTALKRLMAEYKQLTLNPPEGIVAGPMNEENFFEWEALIMGPEDTCFEFGVFPAILSFPLDYPLSPPKMRFTCEMFHPNIYPDGRVCISILHAPGDDPMGYESSAERWSPVQSVEKILLSVVSMLAEPNDESGANVDASKMWRDDREQFYKIAKQIVQKSLGL